Proteins encoded together in one uncultured Desulfosarcina sp. window:
- the aroD gene encoding type I 3-dehydroquinate dehydratase codes for MRLQSKTQIKVRNAVIGGPKPLACIPVVASDTKVLLEQAEILKPLSPDIVEWRVDGYHGVENPANCLAALDSLRTAIGDIPLIFTCRIEAEGGMQPMSRETRLAVIEAAIRSGKIDIVDIELMNGEDFIGTVRTAAQEHGVRLILSYHDFKKTPAEDLILAKLEQAQTLGADIAKVATMPTNMADVLTLLQATLKARTEILTIPIVTMAMAKEGVVTRMAGGLFGADITFAIGQASSAPGQIPIGELRQAMSLLY; via the coding sequence TTGAGACTTCAAAGCAAAACGCAAATCAAGGTGCGCAATGCGGTCATCGGCGGGCCAAAGCCCCTGGCCTGCATTCCTGTCGTGGCTTCGGATACGAAGGTATTGCTCGAACAGGCGGAAATTTTAAAGCCGCTTTCACCGGATATCGTGGAATGGCGGGTGGACGGTTACCACGGCGTCGAAAATCCAGCGAACTGCCTGGCGGCGCTCGATTCCCTGCGTACGGCCATCGGCGACATCCCGCTGATTTTCACCTGCCGCATCGAAGCCGAAGGCGGCATGCAGCCAATGTCCCGGGAAACAAGACTGGCCGTCATCGAAGCGGCGATCCGGTCCGGGAAAATCGACATCGTGGATATTGAATTGATGAACGGCGAGGATTTCATCGGCACGGTTCGTACCGCCGCACAGGAGCATGGGGTCAGACTGATTCTTTCCTACCATGATTTTAAAAAGACTCCCGCCGAAGATCTTATCCTCGCCAAGCTCGAACAGGCGCAAACCCTGGGCGCCGACATCGCCAAGGTGGCGACCATGCCGACCAACATGGCGGACGTCCTCACCCTGCTCCAGGCGACCCTCAAGGCCCGCACCGAAATCCTGACGATCCCCATCGTCACCATGGCCATGGCCAAGGAAGGGGTCGTCACGCGCATGGCCGGCGGCCTTTTCGGCGCCGACATCACTTTTGCCATCGGGCAGGCCTCGTCGGCGCCGGGCCAGATTCCCATCGGGGAACTGCGCCAGGCCATGTCCCTTTTGTATTAA
- a CDS encoding site-specific integrase — protein sequence MPAQKRHKTKYPGVYYIEGKAIGTDKPEKIFYVMYRKGGKQIHEKAGRQYQDDMTPARASQIRSLRMKGKELSNKEQREAVKAEKDREANKWTVDKLFEAYIQSRPENKARGVDASRYNKYLKTAFGNKEPNEILPLDVDRVRVNLLKKLSPQTVLHVLNLLTWIINYGLKKNLCEGIAFHIQKPTVNNVTTEDLSNEQLKALIAAIEADSNIQIKNLMKTALYTGMRRGELFNLKWDDIDFDRGFIHIKDPKGGIDQKIPLNASARQVFENHPNSDSEYVFPGRNGQKRVSAQSGVNKIKARARLPKSFRPLHGLRHAYASMLASSGKVDMYTLQKLLTHKDQRMTQRYAHLRDEALKHAANVTDALFASATNVDSEKVVNFEKHK from the coding sequence ATGCCCGCACAGAAAAGACACAAAACCAAATATCCCGGCGTCTATTACATCGAAGGCAAGGCTATCGGCACTGATAAGCCGGAAAAAATCTTTTACGTCATGTATCGTAAGGGCGGAAAACAGATCCATGAAAAAGCTGGTCGCCAGTATCAAGACGACATGACGCCAGCGAGAGCGTCACAAATTCGCTCGCTTCGTATGAAAGGGAAAGAGCTGTCCAATAAAGAACAGCGGGAGGCGGTAAAGGCCGAAAAAGACCGGGAGGCGAATAAATGGACGGTTGACAAGCTATTTGAAGCCTATATTCAGTCACGGCCCGAAAACAAAGCCAGAGGCGTTGATGCCAGCCGATACAATAAATATCTGAAAACCGCATTTGGCAATAAGGAACCAAACGAAATCTTACCACTCGATGTTGACCGCGTCCGGGTCAACCTTCTCAAAAAACTCTCGCCTCAAACCGTATTGCACGTCCTTAATCTCCTCACTTGGATCATTAATTACGGCTTAAAGAAAAATCTATGTGAAGGGATCGCCTTTCACATTCAGAAACCAACCGTTAACAATGTGACGACAGAGGATCTTAGCAACGAGCAATTAAAGGCGCTTATAGCGGCGATTGAAGCCGACTCCAACATCCAGATTAAGAATCTGATGAAAACTGCGTTGTATACGGGTATGCGCCGTGGAGAGCTGTTCAATCTAAAATGGGATGATATCGATTTTGACAGGGGTTTTATCCATATCAAAGACCCTAAAGGCGGGATTGATCAAAAAATTCCGCTGAATGCGTCAGCAAGGCAGGTATTCGAGAATCATCCCAACTCGGATAGTGAATATGTGTTCCCCGGTCGCAATGGGCAAAAAAGAGTCAGCGCCCAATCCGGCGTTAACAAGATAAAAGCACGCGCTAGGCTTCCAAAAAGCTTTCGCCCTCTTCATGGCCTCAGGCACGCTTATGCCTCAATGCTGGCATCATCTGGCAAGGTTGATATGTATACCCTTCAAAAGCTCCTCACCCATAAAGACCAACGCATGACGCAAAGATATGCTCACCTCCGTGACGAAGCGCTTAAACACGCAGCCAATGTTACTGATGCTCTTTTCGCGTCTGCCACAAACGTTGATAGTGAAAAGGTTGTAAATTTTGAAAAACACAAATAG
- a CDS encoding sulfide-dependent adenosine diphosphate thiazole synthase, with protein MLNEVTISRGIINAYSKKLSDALELDVAIVGGGPSGLVAGTYLAMAGKKVALFDRRLSIGGGVWGGGMMFNEVVVQAEGKTVLDELGFQCEPYEPGYYTLDSVYLASGLVHKAVCAGLKIFNLVSMEDVVIKNKRVAGLVINWGAMETLKWHVDPLTLHAAFVLDATGHPANVTEVLVRKMGVTLDTTTGGMVGEKSMEAETGETDTVNNSREVYPGLFVSGMAANAVCGGYRMGPVFGGMLLSGKKVAHTMIERLETGQDIHQ; from the coding sequence ATGTTAAACGAAGTCACCATCAGCAGGGGCATCATCAATGCGTATTCAAAGAAATTGAGCGATGCGCTCGAACTCGATGTCGCCATCGTGGGTGGCGGCCCCTCCGGGCTCGTGGCCGGGACGTACCTTGCCATGGCCGGAAAAAAAGTAGCCCTGTTCGACCGCAGGTTGTCCATCGGCGGCGGTGTATGGGGCGGCGGGATGATGTTCAATGAAGTCGTGGTCCAGGCCGAGGGGAAAACGGTCCTGGATGAACTGGGCTTCCAATGCGAACCGTATGAACCCGGCTATTACACGCTGGACTCCGTCTATCTGGCCTCGGGGCTGGTGCACAAGGCCGTTTGCGCCGGCTTGAAGATATTCAACCTGGTGAGCATGGAAGATGTGGTCATCAAAAACAAACGGGTGGCCGGGCTGGTGATCAACTGGGGCGCCATGGAAACCTTGAAATGGCATGTGGATCCGTTGACGTTGCATGCTGCTTTTGTGTTGGATGCCACGGGGCATCCGGCCAATGTCACCGAAGTGCTCGTTCGCAAAATGGGCGTCACCCTGGATACGACAACTGGTGGCATGGTGGGAGAAAAGTCCATGGAAGCCGAGACCGGCGAAACGGACACCGTAAACAATTCAAGGGAGGTTTATCCCGGCCTTTTTGTCAGCGGCATGGCAGCCAATGCGGTGTGCGGCGGGTACCGGATGGGACCGGTATTCGGCGGGATGCTCCTTTCGGGAAAAAAGGTTGCCCACACGATGATTGAGCGGCTGGAAACGGGGCAAGACATCCATCAATAA
- a CDS encoding helix-turn-helix domain-containing protein, with amino-acid sequence MMEQEIRKTAINRFIQGEKPKQIYESLDRSKPWFFKWLKRYQSGDPNWFKNKSRVPKHSPRALRPEDRKRIIETRRHLDAQRFAQFGPSAIKWELKKAGYQLPSDSTIKRVLRAEGLVKKNSLHPQGC; translated from the coding sequence ATGATGGAACAAGAAATCCGTAAAACAGCTATCAATCGATTCATTCAAGGAGAAAAACCAAAACAAATATACGAAAGCTTGGACCGCTCAAAACCATGGTTTTTCAAATGGCTGAAACGATATCAAAGCGGAGATCCCAACTGGTTCAAGAATAAATCCAGGGTACCGAAGCACTCTCCCAGAGCGTTACGACCGGAGGACAGAAAACGCATTATTGAAACGCGCCGCCACCTCGATGCCCAGCGGTTCGCCCAATTCGGCCCATCAGCCATCAAATGGGAACTCAAAAAAGCTGGATATCAGCTGCCTTCGGACAGCACTATAAAACGGGTCTTGAGAGCCGAAGGCTTGGTTAAAAAAAACTCGTTACATCCCCAAGGGTGTTGA
- a CDS encoding MDR family MFS transporter, with protein MLATHARQPYYKNLSVVIAYERDTLVPINRLNPRRRLLLIAATLLALFLAALDTLIMSAAMPSIVADLGGMHLYSWVFSTYLLSRTVALPVFGKLADLYPNRTLYLISILIFLAGSILAGMAESMTALTVFRAVQGIGAGGNFALVYIVLADISEPEHRGRMMSYASFVWGLASVLGPSLGGFIVSWVSWRWIFYINLPIGLLSLAGIWFFLTETRQKSQTVEIDYAGILTLTVAILSLLTAFLLGGRQYGWTSLPIAGLFALFILSAAGFYLAEKYSREPILCFDFFRLRGFSAGNGLVFFSSVAIFSLSAFSPLFIQGALGQSPAQLGIVMMFLSFGWSAGALYCGRRANRWGEKPFALVGGVILLVGCIMAVRFSAATSLWACALAMGLAGMGMGFTSIATLLIVQNAVDKKDLGVATSSHQFTRTLGGTISIGICGSLVTARFSQVADGLNAASLKGSIPPAVMDQIRQNFENFFRPDVQQQLVSGVQNALHQAIGRCVIDVFWLAFAAAVICVIFGLFLPSKQIDRA; from the coding sequence GTGCTTGCAACCCACGCAAGGCAGCCCTATTATAAAAATTTATCCGTTGTCATCGCATATGAAAGGGACACGCTGGTGCCCATCAATCGACTCAATCCCCGCCGCCGCCTGCTTCTGATTGCGGCCACCCTGCTGGCACTGTTTCTGGCGGCGCTGGATACGTTGATCATGAGCGCGGCGATGCCTTCCATCGTGGCCGATCTGGGCGGGATGCACCTGTACAGCTGGGTTTTTTCCACCTACCTGCTCAGCCGCACCGTGGCCCTGCCGGTATTCGGCAAGCTGGCCGATCTGTATCCCAACCGCACCCTTTACCTGATTTCTATCCTCATTTTCCTGGCGGGTTCGATTCTGGCCGGCATGGCCGAAAGCATGACGGCCCTTACCGTTTTCCGCGCGGTACAGGGCATCGGTGCCGGCGGCAACTTCGCCCTGGTGTACATTGTGCTGGCGGATATCTCCGAGCCGGAGCACCGGGGGCGCATGATGTCCTATGCCAGCTTCGTGTGGGGGCTGGCCAGCGTGCTGGGACCCTCTTTGGGCGGATTCATCGTCAGTTGGGTCTCCTGGCGATGGATTTTTTATATCAACCTGCCCATCGGGCTGCTTTCCCTGGCCGGCATCTGGTTTTTCCTGACGGAAACCCGCCAGAAAAGTCAGACGGTGGAGATCGATTATGCCGGCATTCTCACCCTGACAGTGGCCATTTTATCGCTTTTGACGGCCTTTTTACTGGGGGGGCGGCAGTACGGCTGGACATCGCTGCCGATTGCGGGGCTCTTTGCCCTTTTCATCCTTTCGGCCGCAGGATTTTATCTGGCCGAGAAATACAGCCGCGAACCCATCCTGTGCTTCGATTTTTTCCGGCTGCGCGGCTTTTCCGCCGGCAACGGCCTGGTCTTTTTCAGCAGTGTGGCGATCTTTTCCCTGTCCGCCTTTAGTCCGTTGTTCATTCAGGGTGCCCTGGGCCAATCGCCGGCGCAGCTTGGCATCGTGATGATGTTTCTCAGTTTCGGATGGTCCGCCGGCGCCCTGTACTGCGGCCGCCGGGCCAACCGCTGGGGAGAAAAGCCTTTTGCTCTGGTCGGCGGGGTCATTCTGCTGGTCGGCTGTATCATGGCCGTCCGGTTCTCGGCCGCCACGAGCCTGTGGGCCTGCGCCCTGGCCATGGGACTGGCCGGGATGGGGATGGGCTTCACCTCCATCGCCACCCTGCTGATCGTCCAGAACGCCGTGGACAAAAAAGATCTGGGCGTGGCCACCTCCTCGCACCAATTCACCCGCACCCTCGGAGGAACCATATCCATCGGCATCTGCGGCAGCCTGGTTACCGCCCGCTTTTCACAGGTGGCCGATGGCCTGAACGCCGCTTCTCTCAAGGGAAGCATCCCGCCGGCCGTCATGGACCAGATCCGCCAGAATTTCGAGAATTTCTTCCGTCCGGATGTCCAGCAGCAGCTGGTTTCCGGAGTTCAGAACGCTTTGCACCAGGCCATCGGCCGCTGCGTGATCGACGTCTTCTGGCTGGCTTTTGCGGCGGCCGTTATCTGTGTCATTTTCGGCCTGTTTCTGCCGTCGAAGCAGATCGATCGGGCATAG
- a CDS encoding hydroxymethylglutaryl-CoA lyase — MQSNATQSELLLEDEALRDGLQMESRIFSLEEKLHLFELMQKAGVRRVQVGSFVHPKIVPQMADTDELIRTIGKQSKAVVSALILNDKGLERAVACGVSHLSMSVSVSDTHSRKNARWPADEALASMTALIDEALKSGLDVRAGLQCVFGCVYEGRISEDAVLRATEKMVATGVKEINLADTTGMATPLAIRTMVGRVGKAFPNVAVSLHLHDTRGLGLANLFAGYEAGVRSFDTCTAGLGGCPFVKGAAGNVPTEDAVNMFESMGIATGIDIAVLCEAVDYLESTLGRSLPGRMNRVLAQSQRCAPNA; from the coding sequence ATGCAATCCAATGCAACCCAGTCCGAACTGCTGCTCGAGGACGAGGCCCTGCGCGACGGGCTTCAGATGGAATCGCGAATCTTCAGCCTGGAAGAGAAGCTGCACCTTTTTGAACTGATGCAAAAAGCCGGTGTGCGAAGGGTCCAGGTGGGCTCCTTCGTGCATCCCAAGATCGTTCCCCAGATGGCCGACACCGACGAACTGATCCGCACCATCGGCAAACAGAGCAAAGCGGTGGTTTCGGCCCTGATCCTGAACGACAAGGGGCTGGAACGGGCCGTCGCCTGCGGCGTCTCCCACCTGAGCATGTCCGTTTCGGTGAGCGACACCCACAGCCGCAAGAATGCCCGCTGGCCGGCCGACGAGGCTCTTGCGTCCATGACCGCCCTGATCGACGAGGCCCTGAAATCCGGACTGGACGTGCGCGCCGGCCTGCAATGCGTTTTCGGCTGCGTCTACGAAGGGCGCATCTCCGAGGATGCCGTCTTGCGGGCCACCGAGAAGATGGTGGCCACGGGCGTCAAGGAGATCAACCTGGCCGACACCACCGGTATGGCCACGCCCCTGGCTATTCGTACCATGGTCGGCCGGGTCGGGAAGGCCTTCCCGAATGTCGCCGTCTCCCTGCACCTGCACGACACCCGCGGCCTGGGCCTGGCCAACCTGTTCGCCGGCTATGAGGCGGGCGTGCGCAGTTTCGACACCTGCACCGCGGGCCTTGGCGGCTGCCCCTTCGTGAAAGGTGCGGCCGGCAACGTGCCCACCGAGGATGCCGTGAACATGTTCGAGTCCATGGGGATCGCCACGGGTATCGACATCGCGGTGCTGTGCGAGGCCGTCGACTATCTGGAATCCACCCTGGGGCGCTCGCTGCCCGGACGCATGAATCGCGTTCTGGCCCAATCGCAACGGTGTGCGCCGAACGCCTGA
- a CDS encoding isochorismatase family cysteine hydrolase, with translation MNTTLTDPFTAPQYDRAALITVDVQNDTLDGGTFEVPGTTATLPAIARLCRSFRDAGRPIVHIMRIYTPDGEDADRCRRSALRAGQSLFLKGSEGRRPADALLPGPDICIDDDLLIAGRIQKVGPKEVLIFKPRWGAFYRTPLDEHLREKGVSTLVFCGCNYPNCPRTSIYQASERDYRITVVVDAMSGIQARDIGELKNIGVNCADTVDVCESLEFKNKGAAL, from the coding sequence ATGAACACGACATTGACCGATCCTTTTACGGCGCCGCAGTATGATCGGGCGGCCTTGATTACCGTCGATGTGCAAAACGACACCCTCGACGGCGGAACCTTCGAGGTCCCCGGCACGACGGCCACCCTGCCGGCAATCGCCCGCCTGTGCCGATCCTTTCGCGATGCCGGGCGCCCCATCGTACATATCATGCGCATCTACACGCCCGACGGTGAAGATGCCGACCGCTGCCGCAGAAGTGCCCTGCGGGCCGGCCAATCGCTTTTTCTGAAAGGGTCGGAGGGCCGCCGGCCGGCCGATGCCCTTCTCCCCGGTCCGGATATTTGCATCGACGACGACCTGTTGATTGCGGGCAGGATTCAGAAGGTCGGCCCGAAAGAGGTGCTGATCTTTAAACCCCGTTGGGGAGCCTTTTATCGGACGCCACTCGACGAGCATCTGAGAGAAAAGGGCGTATCGACCCTGGTGTTCTGCGGCTGCAACTATCCCAACTGCCCCCGGACCTCCATCTACCAGGCCAGCGAGCGCGATTATCGCATCACGGTCGTGGTGGACGCCATGTCCGGAATCCAGGCCAGGGATATCGGGGAGCTGAAAAATATCGGCGTCAACTGCGCCGATACTGTTGACGTCTGTGAATCGTTGGAATTTAAAAATAAGGGAGCCGCATTGTGA
- a CDS encoding PaaI family thioesterase — MSAFPDNVLELINANLGGFNNSLGLHFTKAAEDEYVAEIEITDHHLQPYGLVHGGVYASMVETLCSTGAALTVWGENKNTVGLENNTSFLRAVRGGRLRCTARPLVLGKRSHVWEASIHDDQDRLVASGRVRLMVLEPGAAVAGREVGLQVPDDSEG; from the coding sequence ATGAGCGCGTTCCCGGACAATGTGCTGGAATTGATCAATGCAAACCTCGGTGGGTTCAATAACTCATTGGGACTTCATTTTACCAAAGCTGCCGAGGACGAATACGTGGCTGAAATCGAGATTACCGACCATCACCTTCAACCCTATGGCCTGGTGCATGGCGGTGTCTATGCCAGTATGGTCGAGACATTGTGTTCTACCGGTGCGGCCCTGACGGTCTGGGGAGAGAATAAAAATACGGTCGGTCTGGAAAACAACACCTCGTTTCTCAGAGCCGTTCGTGGCGGTCGCCTGCGCTGTACGGCCAGGCCATTGGTACTGGGGAAACGGTCACACGTTTGGGAGGCCAGCATTCATGATGATCAGGACCGCCTGGTGGCCTCAGGCCGGGTTCGCCTGATGGTCCTGGAACCAGGAGCAGCCGTTGCTGGAAGGGAGGTCGGGCTACAGGTACCCGATGATTCCGAAGGATGA
- a CDS encoding integrase core domain-containing protein, which produces MIDIFSHRVYIESQRTKADRPVAQSLLRGWKAIGLPDFLQLDNELSFRGSNRYPRSPGLVIRLCLHFGVQPVFIPVSEPWRNAVVESFNDTYNKKFFRRQWFHSYVHLKRQSKNFQRFHNRYHRYSCLKGKTPSEVIKQCPFPIKTLGPNTKIPTIEDIPDGNIILVRFIRSDCVLNIFGETFKVPKDLVYSYVKAVIVTEIHTLQLYLGDELVASFDYRLRV; this is translated from the coding sequence GTGATCGATATTTTCAGCCACCGGGTTTATATCGAATCACAGCGAACTAAAGCGGATCGGCCAGTCGCCCAAAGCCTGCTTCGTGGTTGGAAAGCGATAGGGCTGCCGGATTTCCTGCAACTTGATAACGAACTGAGTTTCCGTGGCAGCAATCGTTACCCTCGGTCACCAGGCCTGGTCATTCGGCTATGCTTGCATTTCGGGGTCCAGCCCGTGTTTATTCCTGTGTCGGAGCCGTGGCGAAATGCTGTGGTCGAGAGCTTCAACGACACCTACAACAAAAAGTTTTTCCGGCGGCAATGGTTTCACAGCTATGTCCATCTGAAACGGCAGAGCAAGAATTTCCAACGTTTCCACAACCGGTATCACCGATACAGTTGCCTGAAAGGCAAAACACCTTCCGAGGTAATAAAGCAATGCCCGTTTCCGATAAAAACGCTCGGCCCGAATACGAAAATCCCAACCATCGAGGATATTCCTGATGGTAACATCATTCTGGTCCGATTTATACGAAGCGACTGCGTCCTCAACATTTTTGGTGAAACGTTCAAAGTGCCAAAGGACCTTGTCTACTCATACGTCAAAGCGGTCATTGTCACCGAGATACATACATTGCAGTTATATCTCGGTGACGAGTTGGTGGCATCCTTTGACTACAGGCTTCGGGTATAG
- a CDS encoding PilZ domain-containing protein: MNAIPNRRKHPRSSSYIIANYTVIEGTFRDVIKNISAGGLSLETQRKIAIGQPISIEFPLFTFNNLGKITGRVVWKDPFGFAVTFNEAIHGLICREGQLPKIVHGTHRHRSRKW, encoded by the coding sequence ATGAATGCCATTCCGAATCGACGAAAACACCCTCGCAGCAGTTCATACATAATTGCCAATTACACAGTCATCGAGGGGACATTCCGTGACGTGATCAAAAACATCAGTGCGGGTGGATTGTCTTTAGAGACACAGAGAAAGATTGCAATAGGCCAGCCGATCTCGATTGAATTCCCTTTGTTTACGTTTAACAACCTCGGAAAAATCACCGGTCGGGTAGTCTGGAAAGATCCTTTTGGATTTGCAGTCACATTTAATGAGGCAATTCATGGCTTGATTTGCAGAGAGGGCCAGTTGCCGAAGATTGTCCATGGGACCCATCGGCATAGATCAAGAAAATGGTGA
- a CDS encoding 2-hydroxyacid dehydrogenase produces the protein MNILFAAPENAWGGFLGIVKEQLPNHRFAATGGFHVDSLAGVDVLIPTMCPITRDVLADADCLKLIQQCGSGLEGVDIAAAAEKEIFVANVPTGSSGNADSVAELGIYLMIGLHRDVRKMEQSMRSRKMGQPQGRALEGKTVGIVGLGGIGQALIRRLKGFGVRIIGVKRHEPQAAQIAIGLDWVGDAGQLPELLAQSDIVFLCLPVTSESSGLMNRKTLACMKPGSYLINLSRGGLVERDALEWALGSGTIAGAGLDVFWEEPPDPEDPIFGLNVLATPHIGGSTDLSMQGIVAGVVENIRRLEAGQVPLNCAKP, from the coding sequence GTGAACATTCTGTTTGCCGCACCGGAGAATGCCTGGGGCGGGTTCCTGGGAATCGTGAAAGAACAGCTGCCGAACCATCGGTTCGCTGCCACCGGCGGCTTTCATGTGGACAGCCTGGCCGGTGTGGATGTTCTCATTCCCACCATGTGCCCGATTACGCGGGATGTGTTGGCTGACGCCGACTGCCTCAAGCTGATTCAGCAGTGCGGTTCCGGCCTGGAGGGGGTCGATATTGCTGCCGCTGCGGAAAAGGAAATTTTCGTGGCCAATGTCCCCACGGGCAGTTCGGGCAACGCCGACTCCGTGGCCGAGTTGGGGATTTACCTGATGATCGGTCTTCACCGGGACGTCCGCAAAATGGAACAGAGCATGCGGTCGCGAAAAATGGGGCAGCCCCAGGGCAGGGCCCTCGAGGGCAAAACCGTCGGCATCGTCGGACTCGGCGGCATCGGCCAGGCATTGATCCGGCGCTTGAAAGGATTTGGCGTGCGCATCATCGGCGTCAAGCGCCATGAACCGCAGGCGGCACAAATCGCCATAGGACTGGACTGGGTCGGAGATGCCGGACAGCTTCCAGAACTGCTTGCCCAATCTGACATCGTTTTTCTCTGCCTTCCCGTCACGTCCGAAAGCAGCGGCCTGATGAACCGAAAGACTTTGGCCTGCATGAAGCCCGGGTCCTATCTTATCAATCTGTCCCGCGGCGGTCTGGTTGAACGCGATGCCCTCGAATGGGCCTTGGGTTCCGGCACCATTGCCGGTGCCGGTCTGGATGTCTTCTGGGAGGAACCGCCGGACCCGGAAGACCCGATCTTCGGCTTGAATGTGCTGGCCACCCCGCATATCGGTGGGTCCACGGATCTTTCCATGCAGGGCATCGTGGCCGGTGTGGTCGAAAATATCCGGCGTTTGGAAGCCGGACAGGTGCCGTTGAATTGTGCAAAGCCGTAG